From Candidatus Brocadiaceae bacterium, the proteins below share one genomic window:
- a CDS encoding formylglycine-generating enzyme family protein, translating to MNRNTLLMLLLICVAVFSIGKPVSASKEKNNESSVKKASEKGLPVAREQEEKYPDMVLIPAGEFIMGENTRYKWTFLLSYNIYDGPAHKVYLDAYYIDRYEVTNEQYRKFVEETGHRGSICWNDSRFNGPKKPVTGVTWDDAMAYAKWAGKRLPTEAEWEKAARGADNRLWPWGNEIFSEETCNVWETKFRKTTDVGIFEKGKSPYGCYDMAGNAWEWCADYYDQNYYFQSPSNNPKGPEFAQQKVIRGGSFLWFGHYARCSARYRVPHYARNQQIGFRCAKSLNEEK from the coding sequence ATGAACAGAAATACTCTTTTGATGTTGCTGCTGATTTGTGTTGCCGTTTTTTCTATAGGAAAGCCTGTGTCTGCATCTAAGGAAAAAAACAATGAGTCCTCTGTAAAGAAGGCTTCAGAGAAAGGACTGCCTGTTGCCAGAGAACAGGAAGAAAAATATCCTGATATGGTTTTGATACCTGCCGGGGAATTTATCATGGGGGAGAACACCCGATACAAGTGGACATTCCTGCTTAGTTACAATATATACGATGGTCCTGCCCACAAAGTGTACCTTGATGCGTATTATATAGATAGGTACGAGGTAACGAATGAACAGTATAGGAAATTCGTAGAGGAGACAGGGCACCGCGGGTCTATTTGCTGGAATGACTCACGATTTAATGGCCCTAAAAAACCGGTCACAGGGGTGACGTGGGATGATGCTATGGCTTACGCAAAATGGGCAGGAAAACGATTGCCTACTGAAGCAGAATGGGAGAAGGCTGCCCGGGGCGCTGATAACCGTTTATGGCCTTGGGGAAATGAAATATTCAGCGAAGAAACCTGTAATGTTTGGGAGACGAAGTTTAGAAAAACGACTGATGTGGGAATCTTTGAAAAAGGAAAAAGTCCTTATGGGTGTTATGATATGGCTGGAAATGCATGGGAATGGTGTGCCGATTATTATGACCAGAATTATTATTTTCAGTCTCCCTCGAATAATCCGAAAGGGCCGGAGTTTGCCCAGCAAAAGGTGATCAGGGGAGGAAGTTTTCTGTGGTTTGGACATTATGCACGATGCTCTGCCCGTTATCGGGTGCCGCATTATGCACGAAATCAACAGATCGGATTTCGTTGCGCAAAATCATTGAATGAAGAAAAGTGA
- a CDS encoding SPFH domain-containing protein — translation MHFGKLTAKYGFPIAIIILVIAFVVGVKFFVIKVGVDQVGVRTRIWGVSRGIVERDYGPGWHRAISTIDQWDLYDSTVQTLELAKEPSYQGHDERKHVALRTADDYDVSVDLIVKYQIEKGKAWQLRQDIGVGERYKVIVENEARDVARSIFGKMVERDLYNPEEKRKRAEECEIRLRERLKVRHVEVIDVLILEMRFDPQLERKIKNIKLAELDNVLNKSKALAAEQRGITQTIEADTEAIAQKISGDREREITVLDAETTKRVIELLAEADKYLVERKAEGDRYKQERTAEGTLLIQLAKAEGERLRREAFVGTGGEIIVALEAARNINLADINISTLDINLLDVDDMATRLGVMDSKAKVRVDPETFENVKELLKQQNEKKK, via the coding sequence ATGCATTTTGGAAAGTTAACGGCAAAATATGGATTCCCAATCGCAATTATTATTCTTGTTATAGCATTTGTTGTAGGAGTAAAATTCTTTGTTATAAAAGTCGGTGTTGACCAGGTTGGAGTTAGAACCCGTATATGGGGCGTAAGCAGGGGTATCGTGGAGAGAGACTACGGGCCTGGATGGCACAGGGCTATTTCGACTATAGATCAGTGGGACCTCTATGACAGCACAGTACAAACACTGGAACTGGCGAAGGAACCTTCGTACCAGGGACACGATGAGCGGAAACACGTTGCCTTGAGAACTGCTGACGACTATGATGTTTCGGTAGATCTAATCGTTAAGTACCAGATAGAAAAAGGGAAAGCCTGGCAATTGCGTCAGGATATCGGCGTGGGAGAACGTTATAAGGTCATTGTTGAAAACGAGGCCCGAGATGTGGCAAGAAGTATTTTTGGTAAAATGGTTGAACGCGACCTATACAACCCAGAAGAGAAACGCAAAAGAGCAGAGGAGTGTGAAATACGCCTGAGAGAAAGACTTAAGGTTAGGCATGTGGAAGTAATAGACGTACTCATTTTGGAAATGAGGTTCGATCCTCAATTAGAAAGAAAGATTAAAAATATCAAACTTGCCGAACTGGATAATGTTTTAAACAAATCAAAGGCGCTTGCTGCAGAGCAAAGAGGTATTACGCAAACAATCGAGGCTGATACGGAGGCTATTGCTCAAAAGATATCTGGAGACAGAGAGCGAGAAATAACGGTGCTTGATGCTGAAACGACAAAAAGGGTAATCGAACTTCTCGCAGAGGCAGACAAATACCTTGTGGAAAGAAAGGCGGAAGGCGATCGATACAAGCAGGAACGCACAGCAGAAGGAACGCTTTTAATTCAGCTGGCAAAAGCTGAAGGTGAACGATTAAGAAGAGAGGCGTTTGTAGGGACGGGAGGAGAGATTATTGTCGCCTTAGAAGCGGCTCGTAACATAAACCTGGCAGATATTAACATTTCAACCCTTGATATAAACTTGCTCGATGTTGACGATATGGCAACAAGACTCGGCGTTATGGACAGTAAAGCAAAAGTACGTGTTGATCCCGAGACCTTTGAAAACGTAAAGGAATTGTTAAAGCAACAAAATGAAAAGAAAAAATAA
- a CDS encoding SPFH domain-containing protein — protein sequence MEKDFKPKARNFHIYRKIATVAIVVILIAGGIYGGRELSWKEIAPDEVAVVVNNLTGSIKQINRAGAVLYYPFIQDIYILDKREQVLKMSASQIDENHPEGNALSLKTIDGGDVVLDLQIQYILKPENATYVIQNSGAGEIFKKKWVYDYARTVCYYCYGELTIGEFPSAAKRDIKAQKALAEMNTLLEKQGILITSINLSDYRYYREYAEKIQERRLADKEVEEQKTRATAALENQRRVIVEETKKKEVKVARFMGEVDKRIMDARGSAESTKKEADAYLIRTKYEADADYERLAKNAEGVRATVKAEANGIKALRDALEGNGGRNLVRFEYAKRLKQAIIRGIPIVRDGIEKPMSVQRFKYVEDTPKVDYSFPDPPDQALAAPLGPSPDKSD from the coding sequence ATGGAAAAGGATTTTAAACCAAAAGCAAGAAACTTCCATATATACAGGAAAATAGCAACCGTAGCAATTGTTGTAATATTAATAGCAGGAGGCATTTACGGTGGAAGAGAATTGAGCTGGAAGGAGATCGCCCCGGACGAGGTCGCTGTAGTTGTAAACAACCTCACCGGCAGTATAAAACAGATAAATCGTGCTGGCGCCGTGCTGTACTACCCGTTTATTCAGGATATTTATATCCTGGACAAGAGAGAACAGGTGTTAAAGATGTCTGCCTCTCAAATCGACGAAAACCACCCGGAAGGCAATGCTCTCAGCTTAAAAACAATCGATGGCGGTGACGTTGTGCTCGATCTTCAAATACAGTATATTTTAAAACCGGAGAACGCCACATATGTAATCCAAAACTCGGGCGCCGGCGAGATATTTAAGAAGAAGTGGGTTTATGATTACGCCAGAACGGTATGCTACTATTGTTACGGAGAATTAACCATCGGGGAATTTCCCAGCGCGGCAAAGAGAGATATTAAGGCGCAAAAAGCACTTGCAGAAATGAATACTTTACTGGAGAAACAAGGAATACTGATAACTTCCATAAATCTCTCCGACTATCGCTATTACAGGGAATATGCGGAAAAAATACAGGAACGCAGGCTCGCAGATAAAGAGGTAGAAGAACAAAAAACGAGGGCCACGGCTGCACTGGAAAACCAGAGAAGGGTTATCGTAGAAGAAACAAAGAAGAAAGAGGTTAAGGTCGCTAGGTTTATGGGTGAAGTCGACAAACGCATTATGGACGCAAGAGGTTCTGCAGAATCAACGAAAAAGGAAGCAGACGCATATCTCATCCGAACCAAGTATGAAGCAGATGCGGACTACGAAAGGCTTGCTAAAAATGCAGAAGGTGTTCGGGCTACTGTTAAAGCGGAGGCAAATGGCATTAAGGCCTTGCGAGATGCGCTGGAAGGAAACGGCGGGCGGAATTTAGTCAGGTTTGAATATGCCAAACGCTTAAAACAAGCAATCATTCGTGGTATACCTATTGTGAGGGATGGCATTGAAAAACCAATGAGTGTACAACGTTTCAAATATGTAGAAGACACACCAAAGGTCGATTACTCTTTTCCTGATCCGCCAGACCAGGCCCTGGCTGCTCCTTTGGGTCCAAGTCCCGATAAATCTGATTAA
- a CDS encoding alginate export family protein, producing the protein MRNALWKTCFGSFATAVFCAASLPVVFGAEAKSIEDMERELNALKASVSSLTEQISSVRQGQEVANASFSGSDKEELEALRNEVSVLRDEMQIAADGDTMKAEDITGNVYSEFAKKVKLGAQIRTRAEYANGFYNPPDHTGQFFGSPDNTLDGVDNGGSSRDDDYVLNRTRLWADADVNEHLRMFIQIQDSRAFGASGSTIGNGGFGDDPDGGNNRLDLHQGYADIRNLFELPLTVRLGRQEIVWGDHRVIGNFIWSNIGRTFDGGRIMYDTDAYHAELFAVKTDENGFDNQFDGDGNHDENVYAGMLSLFKVLPKGTIDLMYIQKNDQDEDSNSAVADGYDALGDSDHVIIHDFGIRADGKLLDNDAVDYTWESHFQTGDYGDQTHTAWALAARAGYTFKDMAWTPRFGLEYDYASGDDDIDDKKHETFDNLYPTNHWQGNYGFIDLVGWRNMHDFRGNITVKPTDKLTVRADFHYFLLAEEEDGWYLASGALATGGRGGLEAEFPSSDEELAWEFDLTVKYDLYKNIDLLAGYSFFKGEDWIDDTFGDEIETNWAYIQTTVNF; encoded by the coding sequence ATGAGAAATGCCTTGTGGAAGACGTGTTTTGGTAGTTTTGCCACAGCTGTCTTCTGTGCTGCGTCGTTGCCCGTCGTTTTTGGGGCAGAAGCGAAGTCCATAGAGGACATGGAAAGGGAGTTGAACGCATTGAAGGCGTCTGTTTCAAGTCTTACTGAGCAGATTTCATCAGTTAGGCAGGGGCAGGAAGTGGCGAATGCCTCTTTTAGCGGGAGTGACAAGGAAGAGCTGGAGGCGTTGAGGAATGAAGTGAGCGTACTGCGGGATGAGATGCAGATTGCCGCTGACGGGGATACGATGAAGGCTGAGGATATAACGGGAAACGTATATTCAGAGTTTGCAAAAAAGGTTAAGCTGGGGGCTCAGATTAGAACGCGGGCGGAATATGCAAATGGTTTTTATAATCCTCCGGATCACACTGGGCAATTTTTTGGAAGTCCTGACAACACATTGGATGGTGTGGATAATGGTGGGAGTTCACGAGATGATGATTATGTATTGAACCGTACTCGTCTGTGGGCCGATGCGGATGTGAATGAACACCTGAGGATGTTTATCCAGATTCAAGACTCTCGAGCATTTGGCGCTTCGGGCAGCACGATTGGAAACGGCGGATTCGGTGATGATCCTGATGGTGGAAACAACCGTCTAGATTTGCATCAGGGTTATGCGGATATAAGGAATCTTTTTGAGCTGCCGCTAACCGTAAGGCTTGGTCGCCAGGAGATTGTATGGGGAGACCACAGGGTAATCGGTAACTTTATCTGGTCAAATATTGGTCGCACGTTCGATGGTGGCCGTATCATGTATGATACCGATGCGTATCATGCTGAGCTATTTGCGGTCAAAACAGACGAGAATGGTTTTGACAATCAGTTTGATGGTGATGGGAATCATGATGAGAACGTTTATGCGGGTATGCTTTCCTTGTTTAAAGTGCTACCGAAAGGGACTATTGATCTTATGTATATCCAGAAAAACGATCAGGATGAAGATTCCAATAGCGCTGTAGCTGATGGATATGATGCCCTTGGCGATAGTGATCATGTTATTATTCATGATTTTGGTATTCGGGCAGATGGAAAACTTCTTGATAACGATGCGGTTGACTATACCTGGGAATCTCATTTTCAGACAGGTGACTATGGAGATCAAACCCATACTGCATGGGCCTTGGCTGCAAGAGCAGGGTATACCTTTAAAGATATGGCATGGACTCCTCGTTTTGGGCTTGAGTATGATTATGCTTCCGGTGATGACGATATAGATGATAAAAAGCATGAGACTTTTGATAATCTATATCCTACAAATCACTGGCAGGGTAACTACGGTTTTATCGACCTGGTTGGGTGGAGAAACATGCACGACTTCAGGGGTAACATCACCGTTAAGCCTACCGATAAGTTGACGGTACGGGCAGATTTCCATTATTTCCTGCTTGCCGAGGAGGAAGATGGATGGTATCTTGCGAGCGGTGCACTTGCAACAGGAGGCCGGGGCGGTTTAGAGGCTGAGTTTCCTTCAAGCGATGAAGAGCTTGCCTGGGAATTTGATTTGACGGTAAAATATGACTTGTATAAAAACATTGACCTACTTGCCGGCTATTCCTTCTTCAAGGGTGAAGATTGGATAGATGACACCTTCGGTGACGAGATTGAGACCAATTGGGCTTACATTCAAACAACTGTTAATTTTTAA
- the trpE gene encoding anthranilate synthase component I: MINHYYPTLDVFKRLATRGNVVPVYRQLFADTLTPVSAFQKISNLKHPFLLESASGGEKISRYSMIGFDPFYEFTVKGTTIEINQKKKEKELFQSREPLRVLEKKMKEYIPVPVKDLPKFYFCAVGYIGYDAIRYYEYLPDMPSDDLMLPDIQVMFYDFLLIFDHFTRTIKIVCSSHIDGNDLKESYQHAVQRIDRVIEKLRTPVLYLSDDVATENESNLSYNTNFEVTDFLKSIESCKEYIRAGDIFQVVISQRFQTCTDADPFTIYRVLRVINPSPYMFYLKLDTLHLIGSSPEVMVKVDEGKVLVRPIAGTRRRGEDDAEDEKLVGELINDPKERAEHIMLLDLGRNDVGRVSRPGSVRITEEMVIEKYSHVMHITSSICGDLEEGKTAFDALEACLPAGTLSGAPKIRAMQIIDELEPTKRGPYGGAVGYFDFFGNMNTCITIRTILLNGKVAYVQAGAGIVADSVPEKEYEETVNKAKGLLKAIEIAEKCEKDIS, from the coding sequence ATGATCAATCATTATTATCCGACCCTAGATGTATTCAAGCGGCTTGCTACCAGGGGGAATGTTGTGCCTGTCTACCGGCAATTATTTGCTGATACGCTTACACCGGTTTCTGCCTTTCAAAAAATTTCAAATCTCAAGCATCCCTTTTTGCTGGAAAGCGCTTCAGGTGGAGAAAAAATTTCGAGGTACTCTATGATTGGCTTCGACCCTTTCTATGAATTTACTGTGAAGGGTACTACGATAGAAATAAATCAAAAGAAAAAAGAAAAAGAGCTGTTTCAATCTCGGGAACCTTTGCGTGTTTTAGAAAAGAAAATGAAGGAGTATATTCCTGTCCCCGTAAAGGACCTTCCGAAATTTTATTTTTGCGCAGTTGGCTATATTGGCTACGACGCAATCCGTTATTATGAATATTTGCCAGATATGCCGAGCGATGACCTGATGCTTCCTGATATTCAGGTTATGTTTTATGATTTTCTCCTGATCTTTGATCATTTTACCAGGACCATAAAAATTGTTTGCTCTTCGCATATTGATGGCAATGATTTAAAAGAGAGCTATCAACATGCAGTTCAGAGAATTGATCGGGTAATTGAAAAACTGAGAACACCTGTCCTGTACTTAAGCGATGACGTTGCAACTGAGAATGAGTCGAATCTGTCATATAACACTAATTTCGAAGTAACAGATTTCCTTAAGTCAATAGAGAGTTGTAAAGAGTACATTCGTGCAGGTGACATCTTTCAGGTGGTGATCTCTCAGCGATTCCAGACCTGTACAGACGCTGACCCCTTTACTATTTATCGGGTCTTACGCGTTATCAACCCCTCGCCCTATATGTTTTATCTTAAACTGGATACCTTACATCTGATAGGCTCTTCTCCTGAAGTAATGGTTAAGGTTGATGAGGGAAAAGTACTTGTGCGCCCGATTGCTGGTACAAGAAGGCGTGGGGAGGATGATGCAGAGGATGAAAAACTTGTGGGTGAACTTATAAATGATCCGAAAGAACGTGCGGAACATATTATGTTGTTAGACCTTGGAAGAAACGATGTCGGGAGGGTTTCCCGGCCGGGCAGTGTCCGTATTACTGAAGAGATGGTTATAGAAAAATATTCCCATGTTATGCACATAACTTCAAGTATTTGTGGTGATTTAGAAGAGGGCAAAACCGCGTTTGATGCCTTGGAAGCTTGTCTTCCGGCCGGAACACTGTCCGGGGCCCCAAAAATAAGGGCTATGCAAATTATTGATGAATTGGAACCCACCAAGAGAGGCCCTTACGGCGGAGCTGTAGGATATTTTGATTTTTTTGGAAATATGAATACGTGTATTACGATCAGAACGATTCTTTTGAATGGTAAGGTCGCCTATGTGCAGGCTGGCGCTGGAATAGTTGCTGACTCTGTCCCGGAAAAAGAATATGAAGAAACGGTTAATAAGGCGAAAGGGCTTTTAAAGGCAATTGAAATTGCCGAAAAGTGTGAGAAGGATATTTCCTGA
- the amrA gene encoding AmmeMemoRadiSam system protein A: MDDRAKKTLLRIARKSIDAAVRQEPIPENTSEHPDLQRKQGLFVTLKTHGKLRGCIGSFVAETPLYQATSEIAIAAATCDSRFEFNHIKPSELGELEIEISLLSPLKPIQNPFDFELGRHGISIKSDDQTGCFLPKVAIEMGWSKEEFLSHCCSSKAGLPMDAWKQKDTQISIFTVETIIDKP; the protein is encoded by the coding sequence TTGGATGATCGGGCAAAAAAAACTCTTTTGCGAATTGCACGAAAAAGTATTGATGCCGCTGTAAGACAGGAACCAATTCCCGAAAATACATCAGAGCATCCTGATCTACAAAGAAAACAGGGTCTTTTTGTAACCTTAAAGACACATGGCAAGCTGCGCGGATGTATTGGCAGTTTTGTTGCGGAAACTCCGCTCTACCAGGCAACATCGGAAATTGCTATTGCTGCAGCAACATGCGATTCACGATTTGAGTTTAACCATATTAAACCATCAGAACTCGGCGAACTTGAAATAGAAATTTCACTCCTGTCACCCCTGAAACCCATACAAAATCCTTTTGACTTTGAATTAGGAAGGCATGGCATCTCTATAAAAAGCGATGATCAAACGGGTTGTTTCCTGCCAAAAGTAGCAATAGAAATGGGATGGAGCAAAGAAGAATTTTTATCACACTGTTGTTCATCCAAGGCGGGTTTACCAATGGATGCATGGAAGCAGAAAGACACGCAGATTTCCATTTTTACTGTGGAAACGATAATCGACAAACCCTGA
- the amrB gene encoding AmmeMemoRadiSam system protein B — MKLLFLVCTLLISLSHAVLLAGTETPQVFEPQVAGTFYSSNEKVLESQISGFFKNVPNQETKGKPIALISPHAGYQYSGQVAAHGFQLIQNQGFTRVIILAPYHGKSGKRFRGVSILKAKHFKTPLGLIPVDQEVCIQLLHTPATFTYPSTKREYNLIGSYKGAYEGEHSLEMQLPFLQMSLGNFKLVPIIIGLLEGEDFDTIANILKPFMNNKTLVIASSDFTHFGQAFNYIPFKDNVKENIEKLDYGAFAKILIKDFEGLKNYRASTGFNACGIFPIALLLKILPEDTIGEVLNYDTSGRQTKNYIHSVSYASILFTKPSSPKNGQYSPPNKTGISLR; from the coding sequence ATGAAACTTTTATTCCTAGTTTGCACCCTGCTTATCTCTCTCTCACACGCCGTACTCCTTGCAGGAACAGAAACGCCGCAAGTCTTTGAGCCACAAGTTGCAGGCACATTTTATTCCAGCAATGAAAAGGTGCTCGAGAGCCAGATATCAGGATTTTTCAAGAATGTGCCCAACCAGGAAACGAAGGGGAAGCCCATTGCATTAATTTCACCACATGCCGGATACCAGTATTCAGGCCAAGTAGCAGCACATGGATTCCAGTTAATACAAAACCAGGGATTTACCAGGGTTATTATTCTTGCTCCCTATCATGGTAAAAGCGGAAAAAGATTTCGAGGGGTTTCCATCTTAAAGGCGAAACACTTCAAGACTCCTCTGGGCCTTATTCCTGTAGACCAGGAAGTCTGCATCCAATTGCTTCATACACCGGCAACTTTTACCTATCCAAGCACAAAAAGAGAATATAATCTGATAGGCAGCTACAAAGGGGCCTATGAGGGAGAGCATTCACTGGAAATGCAGTTGCCTTTTTTGCAAATGTCGCTTGGAAATTTTAAACTTGTGCCCATAATAATAGGCCTGTTAGAGGGCGAAGATTTTGATACTATAGCAAACATTCTGAAGCCTTTCATGAATAACAAGACCCTTGTCATTGCAAGTTCTGATTTTACTCATTTTGGTCAAGCTTTTAATTACATTCCTTTTAAGGATAATGTAAAAGAAAATATTGAAAAACTTGATTACGGGGCATTTGCAAAAATTCTCATAAAGGATTTTGAGGGATTAAAAAATTATAGAGCGTCAACAGGCTTCAATGCTTGCGGAATCTTTCCCATCGCCCTCCTTCTGAAGATCCTTCCTGAAGATACCATTGGAGAAGTTCTCAATTATGACACCTCCGGACGGCAGACAAAAAACTACATACATTCTGTAAGTTATGCTTCGATTCTGTTTACGAAGCCTTCCAGTCCAAAAAACGGACAATACAGCCCACCGAATAAGACAGGAATTTCTTTAAGGTAA
- a CDS encoding DedA family protein gives MNHTEQLELPQTRKAGIHRRLYDWTLHWAHTPYGSIALFVLAFCESSFFPIPPDVLLMALAFSIAKKSFKYAAICSFGSILGGCFGYFIGYGLFDLAGQPILNALGLMDKFTFVKEQYTKNAFAAVAIAGFTPIPYKVFTIAAGVCTVNFWTFLIASTISRAGRFFIIAGIVFLFGPKIKGFIDKYFNILSIAFVLLIIIGFLIIKLIK, from the coding sequence ATGAACCACACAGAACAACTTGAGCTGCCTCAGACAAGGAAAGCGGGCATTCACAGAAGGCTATACGACTGGACATTACATTGGGCGCACACTCCATATGGGTCTATCGCTCTTTTTGTGCTGGCTTTTTGCGAGTCTTCCTTTTTTCCAATACCTCCGGATGTGCTCCTTATGGCGCTTGCGTTTTCAATCGCAAAAAAATCTTTTAAATATGCGGCTATATGCTCTTTCGGATCTATTTTAGGTGGTTGCTTTGGATATTTTATAGGCTATGGATTATTTGATCTTGCAGGCCAGCCAATACTTAATGCCTTGGGATTAATGGACAAATTTACCTTTGTAAAAGAGCAGTATACAAAAAACGCATTCGCCGCTGTGGCCATAGCGGGATTCACTCCTATTCCCTACAAGGTATTTACTATTGCAGCAGGTGTTTGCACGGTTAATTTCTGGACGTTTCTTATCGCCTCAACGATTAGCCGTGCCGGAAGATTTTTTATCATAGCGGGCATTGTTTTTCTTTTTGGTCCAAAAATAAAAGGTTTTATAGATAAATATTTTAACATCCTTTCCATTGCTTTTGTACTACTTATTATAATTGGTTTTCTGATAATAAAGCTCATTAAATAA
- the ilvD gene encoding dihydroxy-acid dehydratase, with translation MRSDKITKGLERVPARALLYATGLSKEDMGKPFIGIASSFTDLIPGHVHMRSLERAIEKGVHAGGGVSFIFGVPGICDGIAMGHKGMHYSLASRDIIADIIECVVSAHCLDGLVMLTNCDKITPGMLMGAARLDIPGVVVTAGPMVSGRYGKQKLSLVKDTFEAVGRRRKGEIDDKELSCLEMEACPGPGSCQGLYTANTMACVSEALGMSLPRCAASLAISSEKERIAYKSGQRIVELVREDLTTRKVMTREAFENAIMIDMALGGSTNCCLHIPAIAKEAGVLIDLKLFDTISKRTPHITSLQPGGEYLLEDLYYAGGIPAVMKRFCDDLYDCSTVSGLSTKEIAGSAVVFDEDVIREKALAYHREGGIAILYGNLSPDGSVVKQSAVSEKVMCFKGAAKVFDGEESAMASIMDSQVRGGTVVVIRYEGPRGGPGMREMLAPTAALVGMGLEESVALITDGRFSGGTQGPCVGHVSPEAMVGGPLALVEDGDEITIDIPNRRLDLHVADDVMEKRKAKWKPPEPKIAHGVLARYAKCVTSADKGAVLRAE, from the coding sequence ATGAGAAGTGATAAAATTACCAAAGGATTGGAACGCGTTCCGGCCAGGGCGCTTTTATATGCAACAGGATTAAGTAAGGAGGACATGGGCAAGCCCTTTATCGGAATTGCCAGTAGTTTTACGGATCTTATTCCCGGGCATGTACACATGAGATCTCTGGAAAGAGCTATCGAGAAAGGAGTTCATGCGGGTGGCGGTGTGAGCTTTATTTTTGGTGTTCCGGGTATTTGTGATGGGATTGCCATGGGGCATAAAGGGATGCATTATTCTCTCGCTTCAAGAGATATTATCGCAGATATTATAGAATGTGTTGTAAGCGCTCATTGTTTGGATGGTCTGGTAATGCTGACAAATTGTGATAAGATCACTCCGGGAATGTTGATGGGCGCTGCGAGGTTGGATATACCCGGGGTTGTTGTTACAGCAGGTCCAATGGTGTCTGGGCGATATGGTAAGCAGAAGTTGTCTTTGGTTAAAGATACCTTTGAAGCGGTAGGGAGAAGGAGAAAGGGAGAAATTGATGACAAGGAACTTTCTTGTCTGGAGATGGAGGCTTGTCCAGGGCCTGGTTCATGTCAGGGGTTATATACTGCTAACACCATGGCCTGTGTTTCTGAGGCGTTAGGGATGTCGTTGCCCCGGTGTGCCGCGTCGCTGGCGATCTCTTCTGAAAAAGAGAGGATCGCATATAAGAGTGGCCAGCGAATAGTGGAGCTTGTCAGGGAAGATCTGACAACCAGAAAAGTTATGACCCGGGAGGCATTTGAAAATGCTATAATGATCGACATGGCGCTTGGGGGTTCCACGAATTGTTGTTTGCATATCCCTGCCATTGCAAAGGAAGCGGGAGTCTTGATTGATCTGAAATTGTTTGATACCATCAGTAAGCGGACACCACACATAACAAGTCTGCAACCTGGTGGTGAATACCTCCTGGAGGATTTATATTATGCGGGAGGTATTCCGGCGGTTATGAAGCGGTTTTGCGACGATTTATATGATTGCTCTACGGTGAGTGGTTTAAGCACGAAAGAAATTGCAGGCTCGGCAGTGGTGTTTGATGAAGATGTGATTCGGGAAAAGGCGCTTGCATACCATAGGGAGGGCGGGATTGCTATTTTGTATGGAAACTTATCGCCGGATGGTTCGGTCGTAAAGCAAAGTGCGGTGTCGGAAAAGGTGATGTGTTTCAAAGGGGCGGCAAAGGTTTTTGATGGAGAAGAATCTGCGATGGCATCCATTATGGATTCGCAGGTTCGAGGTGGTACGGTAGTCGTGATACGGTATGAAGGGCCGCGCGGCGGGCCGGGAATGAGGGAGATGTTGGCTCCTACAGCCGCGCTTGTAGGTATGGGCCTTGAAGAGTCTGTTGCTTTAATCACGGACGGTCGTTTTTCCGGTGGCACTCAAGGTCCCTGCGTTGGGCATGTATCTCCTGAGGCCATGGTTGGCGGGCCGCTTGCTTTGGTAGAAGATGGTGATGAGATAACTATTGATATACCGAATCGAAGGCTGGATCTTCATGTTGCGGATGATGTAATGGAAAAGAGGAAGGCGAAATGGAAGCCTCCGGAGCCAAAGATAGCGCATGGTGTGTTGGCAAGATATGCTAAATGTGTAACGTCTGCGGATAAGGGGGCTGTGCTTAGGGCTGAATGA